In a single window of the Raphanus sativus cultivar WK10039 chromosome 9, ASM80110v3, whole genome shotgun sequence genome:
- the LOC108827431 gene encoding pentatricopeptide repeat-containing protein At5g52850, chloroplastic, producing MTSKVAASAFLSRSNELSNHLQQSCIRILSFCESTSSGIVSHIHCPVIKLCLLHNLNLCNNLLSLYLKTDGILNARKLFDEMPQRTVFAWTVMISSYTKTQELASALSLFEQMLASGTVPNEFTFSSVLRSSAGLRELNYGARVHGSVIKTGFLGNSVVGSSLTDMYSKCGKLKEARELFISCKNGADTISWTMMISSLVEARKWKEALQFYSEMVEAGVPPNEYTFVKLLGASSFLGLEFGKVIHSNIIVRGVLLNVVLKTSLVDFYSRFAEMEDSVKVLNSSGEQDVFLWTSVVSGFVRNLRAKEAVATFLQMRGLGLQPDNFTFTAILSLCSSVQSLDLGKQIHSLTVKVGLEDSTDVGNALLDTYMKCSASEVEALRVFGAMISPDVVSWTTLLLGLVDHGFEQDCFGVLMEMVRQGVDPNGVTLSGVLRACSKLKFVRRVLEIHGYILRRHVDDEIIVGNSLVDAYASSDKVAYSWNVAKSMDRRDTITYTSLVTRFNELGKHEMALSVITHMYGDGIRPDQFSVPGFISASANLGALETGKHLHCYSVKSGYSSSVSVSNSLIDMYAKCGSLEDAKQVFEEIATPDVVSWNGLVSGLASNGCISSALSAFEEMRMKGTETDSVTFLILLSACSNGRLTEMGLEYFNSMEKIHNIKPQVEHYVHLVDILGRAGRLDEATGILETMPLRPNAMIFKTLLRACRYHGNLSLGEDMANKGLALAPSDPALYILLADLYEESGKPELAQKTRNLMIQKGLSKKLGKSSVEVQGKLHRFFSEDVTTVEKTKGIYAEIEWIKSEIERSGFTYRSNENASYHSAKQAAVFGLVYTSPQTPVHVVKNKILCKDCHDFVSLITRLVDKNITVRDGNQVHVFKNGKCSCKGEETSFVLS from the coding sequence ATGACGAGCAAAGTAGCAGCTTCAGCATTTCTGTCTCGCAGTAACGAACTGAGTAACCATCTTCAACAATCATGCATTCGGATTCTCTCCTTCTGCGAATCGACTTCATCGGGCATTGTTTCACACATCCACTGTCCCGTAATCAAGCTATGTCTTCTACATAATCTCAACTTATGCAACAATCTTTTGAGTCTTTACTTGAAAACAGATGGAATCTTGAACGCCCGTAAactgttcgacgaaatgccgCAGAGAACCGTTTTCGCCTGGACTGTTATGATCTCTTCTTACACCAAAACCCAAGAGCTCGCGTCCGCGCTTTCCTTGTTTGAACAGATGTTGGCTTCGGGAACAGTTCCCAACGAATTCACGTTTTCATCAGTGTTAAGATCTTCTGCTGGTTTAAGAGAGCTTAACTACGGAGCCCGAGTTCATGGTTCTGTTATAAAGACTGGGTTTTTGGGAAACTCGGTTGTAGGAAGCAGCTTGACTGATATGTATTCAAAGTGTGGGAAACTTAAGGAAGCTCGTGAACTGTTTATCTCTTGTAAGAACGGTGCTGATACCATCTCGTGGACCATGATGATATCTTCTTTAGTTGAAGCTCGTAAATGGAAAGAGGCGTTGCAGTTTTACTCTGAGATGGTCGAAGCTGGCGTTCCTCCTAACGAGTACACCTTCGTAAAGCTTTTAGGTGCCTCTTCTTTTCTCGGTTTGGAGTTTGGTAAAGTCATTCATAGCAACATAATCGTTCGTGGAGTTTTGCTGAATGTGGTGTTGAAGACATCTCTTGTTGATTTCTACTCGAGGTTTGCTGAAATGGAGGATTCTGTAAAGGTTTTGAATTCGAGTGGAGAACAGGATGTGTTTCTTTGGACATCTGTTGTATCAGGGTTTGTGAGAAACTTGAGAGCCAAGGAAGCTGTTGCTACATTTCTTCAGATGCGAGGTTTGGGTTTGCAACCGGATAATTTCACGTTCACTGCAATCTTGAGCTTATGCTCCTCTGTCCAGTCGTTGGATTTAGGGAAGCAGATTCATTCACTGACAGTTAAGGTCGGACTGGAGGACAGCACTGATGTCGGAAATGCACTTTTAGATACGTACATGAAGTGCTCGGCATCAGAAGTAGAAGCTTTGAGAGTCTTCGGAGCAATGATTTCACCAGACGTCGTCTCTTGGACAACGTTACTCTTAGGTCTTGTTGATCACGGGTTTGAACAAGATTGTTTTGGAGTGTTGATGGAGATGGTAAGACAAGGAGTAGATCCCAATGGTGTCACTCTATCAGGTGTTCTCCGAGCCTGCAGcaagttaaaatttgtaagGCGGGTACTAGAGATTCATGGATATATACTCAGACGACACGTAGATGATGAAATCATCGTAGGGAATTCACTCGTTGATGCATACGCCAGCTCGGATAAGGTAGCTTATTCCTGGAACGTGGCTAAGTCAATGGATAGGAGAGATACTATTACGTACACGAGCTTGGTTACAAGGTTTAACGAGTTGGGCAAGCATGAAATGGCACTAAGTGTCATCACCCATATGTATGGTGATGGAATCAGACCGGATCAGTTCAGCGTACCAGGGTTTATCTCAGCTTCAGCCAACCTGGGAGCTCTTGAAACTGGGAAACATCTTCATTGCTACTCCGTGAAATCAGGGTATTCTAGCTCTGTTTCGGTTTCCAATAGTTTGATTGACATGTACGCTAAATGTGGTAGCTTGGAAGATGCAAAGCAAGTTTTTGAAGAAATAGCTACGCCTGATGTTGTGTCTTGGAATGGGTTGGTCTCAGGATTGGCATCAAACGGCTGTATTTCCTCTGCCCTATCTGCCTTTGAGGAGATGAGGATGAAAGGAACCGAGACTGATTCAGTAACATTCCTGATATTGCTCTCTGCTTGTAGTAACGGAAGATTAACCGAGATGGGTCTTGAGTATTTCAATTCAATGGAAAAGATTCATAACATTAAGCCACAGGTAGAGCACTATGTTCATCTAGTTGATATCTTAGGTCGTGCAGGACGACTAGATGAAGCAACAGGAATTTTAGAGACGATGCCGTTAAGACCAAATGCTATGATCTTCAAAACGTTGTTGAGAGCTTGTAGATACCATGGGAATTTATCTTTAGGAGAAGATATGGCTAACAAAGGCTTAGCACTTGCACCATCTGATCCAGCCTTGTACATTCTTTTGGCAGACTTATACGAAGAATCTGGAAAACCAGAGTTGGCCCAAAAGACTCGAAACTTGATGATCCAGAAAGGTTTGAGTAAGAAGCTAGGGAAGAGCTCTGTGGAGGTTCAAGGAAAACTGCACAGATTTTTCAGTGAGGATGTTACTACAGTTGAGAAAACAAAGGGGATATACGCAGAGATAGAATGGATAAAGAGTGAGATCGAAAGGTCAGGCTTTACATACCGGAGTAATGAAAACGCAAGCTATCACAGCGCAAAACAAGCTGCTGTGTTTGGTCTTGTTTACACATCACCACAGACTCCAGTTCATGTTGTGAAGAACAAAATCCTATGTAAGGACTGCCATGACTTCGTGTCCCTCATCACCCGGTTAGTGGATAAGAATATAACTGTAAGAGATGGGAATCAAGTACATGTGTTCAAGAATGGTAAATGTTCTTGCAAAGGGGAAGAAACATCATTTGTATTATCATAG